Proteins encoded together in one Micromonospora auratinigra window:
- a CDS encoding tetratricopeptide repeat protein, with protein sequence MVASDLDSTVRAELLSLNKPVAESVARHLVATGLLIDDNPEEALAHAMAARRLASRIAAVREAVGLAAYHAGEWQTAIAELRTYHRMSGLQSHLAVLADCERALGRPERAIDLFRGADREKLDQSVAIELLIVAAGARGDLGQKDAAVAMLQVPELTNDSSEPWAARLRYAYADALLAVGRREEAREWFSRAADMDSEGETDAAERLLELDGVVIEGDDEDDEELAAGPGAPGAVPARPDADLTGAADSDDRDEDDDDLEDDEDFDDDEDDDLDGDEGDEDDEDLDDEDGDDEDGDDDLDGDAPRADARGGEDAGYRDRDGADLADDELTDAEARSVAAEAQPAGDERDASGRETETDRR encoded by the coding sequence GTGGTCGCGAGCGACCTCGACTCGACCGTCCGGGCCGAGCTGCTGTCGCTGAACAAGCCGGTGGCGGAGAGCGTCGCGCGGCACCTCGTGGCGACCGGCCTGCTGATCGACGACAACCCGGAGGAGGCGCTGGCGCACGCCATGGCCGCCCGCCGGCTCGCCTCGCGGATCGCCGCGGTGCGGGAGGCCGTCGGGCTGGCGGCGTACCACGCCGGGGAGTGGCAGACGGCCATCGCCGAGCTGCGGACGTACCACCGGATGAGCGGGCTGCAGAGCCACCTGGCGGTCCTCGCGGACTGCGAGCGGGCGCTGGGGCGGCCGGAGCGGGCCATCGACCTGTTCCGGGGCGCGGACCGGGAGAAGCTGGACCAGTCCGTCGCGATCGAGCTGCTCATCGTGGCCGCGGGGGCGCGCGGCGACCTCGGCCAGAAGGACGCAGCCGTGGCGATGCTCCAGGTGCCCGAGCTGACCAACGACTCGTCCGAGCCCTGGGCTGCGCGGCTGCGCTACGCGTACGCCGACGCCCTGCTCGCCGTGGGGCGTCGTGAGGAGGCGCGGGAGTGGTTCTCCCGGGCCGCCGACATGGACTCCGAGGGGGAGACCGACGCCGCCGAGCGGCTGCTGGAACTCGACGGCGTGGTCATCGAGGGTGACGACGAGGACGACGAGGAACTGGCGGCCGGGCCCGGTGCGCCGGGCGCCGTCCCGGCCCGTCCCGACGCCGACCTGACCGGTGCCGCCGACTCGGACGACCGCGACGAGGACGACGACGACCTCGAGGACGACGAGGACTTCGACGACGACGAGGACGACGACCTCGACGGCGACGAGGGCGACGAGGACGACGAGGACCTCGACGACGAGGACGGGGACGACGAGGACGGGGACGACGACCTCGACGGTGACGCGCCGCGTGCCGACGCCCGGGGCGGCGAGGACGCCGGGTACCGGGACCGGGACGGCGCGGACCTCGCCGACGACGAGCTGACCGACGCGGAGGCCCGTTCGGTGGCCGCCGAGGCGCAGCCGGCCGGTGACGAGCGGGACGCGTCGGGTCGCGAGACGGAGACGGACCGCCGGTGA
- a CDS encoding HAD-IIA family hydrolase has product MERDPAGTSARLVDGYALVVFDLDGVIYLIDKPIPGAVEAVGRLHAEGRAVAYATNNASRRSSEVADLLTGMGVAARPEEVLTSAAATAELLRDRLPAGAPVLVVGAEALRAELRAVGLRPVTTVDEQPAAVAQGYGPDVGWAELAEASLAVRAGAPWYATNTDRTLPSPRGPLPGNGSLVAVLRTALGRDPDVVVGKPEPALFATAARRAGQGRTLVVGDRLDTDIEGARRAGLDSLLVLTGVSDAAELLSAPADRRPTYVSLDLAGLFDPAAVVGVPGAPDGGGWSATATGDGLLLDGAGRPLDALAALYAVAWSTGDGSRSRVRGVSPAAQQALAGLGLAD; this is encoded by the coding sequence GTGGAACGCGATCCGGCCGGGACCAGTGCACGGCTGGTCGACGGGTACGCCCTGGTCGTGTTCGACCTGGACGGGGTGATCTACCTGATCGACAAGCCGATCCCCGGCGCGGTCGAGGCGGTGGGTCGGCTGCACGCCGAGGGACGGGCGGTCGCGTACGCGACGAACAACGCCTCGCGCCGCTCGAGCGAGGTGGCCGACCTGCTCACCGGCATGGGCGTCGCGGCCCGGCCGGAGGAGGTGCTCACCTCCGCGGCGGCCACCGCCGAGCTGCTGCGGGACCGGCTGCCCGCCGGCGCGCCGGTGCTGGTGGTCGGGGCGGAGGCGCTGCGCGCGGAGCTGCGGGCGGTGGGTCTGCGCCCGGTGACCACGGTGGACGAGCAGCCGGCCGCCGTCGCCCAGGGGTACGGGCCGGACGTCGGCTGGGCCGAGCTGGCCGAGGCGTCCCTGGCGGTCCGGGCCGGCGCGCCCTGGTACGCGACGAACACCGACCGCACGCTGCCCAGCCCGCGCGGACCGCTGCCGGGCAACGGCTCACTGGTGGCGGTGCTGCGTACCGCCCTGGGCCGGGACCCGGACGTCGTGGTGGGCAAGCCGGAGCCGGCGCTGTTCGCCACGGCCGCGCGGCGGGCCGGGCAGGGGCGGACCCTGGTGGTCGGCGACCGGCTGGACACCGACATCGAGGGTGCCCGGCGGGCCGGGCTGGACAGCCTGCTGGTGCTCACCGGCGTCAGTGACGCGGCCGAGCTGCTGAGCGCGCCCGCCGACCGTCGCCCCACGTACGTCTCGCTCGACCTGGCGGGCCTCTTCGACCCGGCGGCGGTGGTCGGAGTGCCGGGTGCCCCCGACGGCGGTGGCTGGTCGGCGACCGCGACCGGGGACGGTCTGCTGCTCGACGGTGCCGGTCGACCCCTCGACGCCCTCGCCGCGCTCTACGCGGTGGCCTGGTCGACGGGGGACGGGTCGCGGTCGCGGGTGCGGGGGGTCTCCCCGGCGGCGCAGCAGGCCCTGGCCGGGCTCGGCCTGGCCGACTGA
- a CDS encoding SCP2 sterol-binding domain-containing protein, which produces MASVDECRQALQDLAARLDRHAEMSGKIDLDRTLACRITDLDTAFHGRIEGGRLLGLTDGDDPKAKIALSTTSDDLVALVHGQLDVMKAVGARRVSIKANPFDLMKLRKLL; this is translated from the coding sequence GTGGCCAGCGTGGACGAGTGCCGGCAGGCGTTGCAGGATCTGGCCGCCCGGCTGGACCGGCACGCCGAGATGTCGGGCAAGATCGATCTCGACCGCACCCTGGCCTGCCGGATCACCGACCTGGACACCGCGTTCCACGGCCGGATCGAGGGCGGCCGGCTGCTCGGGCTGACCGACGGCGACGACCCGAAGGCGAAGATCGCGCTGAGCACCACCAGCGACGACCTGGTCGCGCTGGTGCACGGTCAGCTCGACGTGATGAAGGCGGTCGGTGCCCGCCGGGTCTCCATCAAGGCCAACCCGTTCGACCTGATGAAGCTGCGCAAGCTGCTCTGA
- a CDS encoding phasin family protein: MQDAWRAYLELAMGLTEAPRKKAQDAVRRVVGQGGATAAQLQALAEELVSTGMANREALTKLVRFEVDRALGAVGLATADEVAELTRRVHELERQLREARTAPAGVLGAAPSAPARPVTPPGAAEPAAPGPGTVKPASAGPGRPDAARGDAAPTDVAPDRPAPTGPAPGDAAPAGSASGREVTPARTTPTKAVAKKAVAKKAIAKKPPATVSRTPAEQSPAPPVRPARKATGRRAGEGEPS; this comes from the coding sequence ATGCAGGACGCGTGGCGCGCCTACCTCGAGCTGGCCATGGGCCTGACGGAGGCGCCCCGGAAGAAGGCCCAGGACGCCGTGCGCCGGGTCGTCGGCCAGGGTGGCGCGACCGCCGCCCAGCTCCAGGCGCTCGCGGAGGAACTCGTCTCCACCGGGATGGCGAACCGGGAGGCGCTGACCAAGCTGGTCCGCTTCGAGGTGGACCGGGCGCTGGGCGCGGTCGGGCTGGCCACCGCCGACGAGGTGGCGGAGCTGACCCGCCGGGTGCACGAGTTGGAGCGGCAGCTGCGGGAGGCCCGTACCGCCCCCGCCGGTGTCCTGGGCGCGGCGCCGTCCGCCCCGGCCCGCCCCGTCACCCCGCCCGGCGCGGCCGAGCCCGCGGCTCCCGGGCCCGGAACCGTCAAGCCCGCGTCGGCCGGCCCCGGCCGCCCCGACGCCGCGCGAGGCGACGCCGCCCCGACCGATGTCGCCCCGGACCGGCCCGCGCCGACCGGGCCCGCGCCGGGCGACGCCGCGCCGGCCGGGTCCGCGTCGGGGCGGGAGGTGACGCCCGCGAGGACCACGCCGACCAAGGCGGTGGCGAAGAAGGCGGTGGCGAAGAAGGCGATCGCGAAGAAGCCGCCGGCGACGGTCTCGCGGACCCCGGCGGAGCAGTCGCCGGCCCCGCCGGTGCGGCCGGCGAGGAAGGCCACCGGCCGCCGCGCGGGCGAGGGTGAGCCGTCGTGA
- a CDS encoding TlyA family RNA methyltransferase, with translation MARRTRLDAELVRRGLARSREQAAALVEAGRVQLRGVPARKAAAMVDPADPLLVTGEDPSTEYVSRGGHKLAGALAAFAPGGLGVAGRRCLDAGASTGGFTDVLLRADAAEVVAVDVGYGQLAWSLRTDERVRVFERTNVRTLTPEAIGGAVDLTVADLSFISLRLVLPALAGCTRPDGDLTLMVKPQFEVGRERVGAGGVVRDPALRAEAVLDVAAAAARLGLGLAGVAASPLPGPSGNVEFFVWLRRGAPEADPERVRAVVAAGPQGFGSEPTNEEVSG, from the coding sequence ATGGCACGTCGTACCCGGCTGGATGCCGAACTCGTCCGCCGCGGCCTCGCCCGCTCCCGCGAGCAGGCCGCCGCGTTGGTGGAAGCCGGCCGCGTCCAGCTGCGCGGGGTGCCGGCCCGCAAGGCCGCCGCGATGGTCGACCCGGCCGATCCGCTGCTGGTCACCGGCGAGGACCCGAGCACGGAGTACGTCTCCCGGGGCGGGCACAAGCTGGCCGGCGCGCTGGCGGCGTTCGCCCCGGGCGGGCTGGGCGTCGCCGGCCGGCGCTGCCTGGACGCCGGCGCGTCCACCGGCGGCTTCACCGACGTGCTGCTGCGCGCCGACGCGGCCGAGGTGGTCGCGGTCGACGTCGGGTACGGGCAGCTCGCCTGGTCGCTGCGCACCGACGAGCGGGTCCGGGTCTTCGAGCGCACCAACGTGCGTACCCTCACGCCGGAGGCGATCGGTGGCGCGGTGGATCTCACGGTGGCCGACCTGTCGTTCATCTCGCTGCGGCTGGTGCTGCCGGCGCTGGCCGGCTGCACCCGGCCCGACGGCGACCTGACGCTGATGGTCAAGCCGCAGTTCGAGGTCGGCCGGGAGCGGGTCGGCGCGGGCGGGGTGGTCCGCGACCCGGCGCTGCGGGCGGAGGCCGTCCTGGACGTGGCGGCCGCGGCCGCGCGGCTCGGGCTGGGGCTGGCGGGCGTGGCGGCGAGCCCGTTGCCGGGACCGAGCGGCAACGTCGAGTTCTTCGTATGGTTGCGCCGGGGCGCGCCGGAGGCCGACCCGGAGCGGGTCCGGGCGGTGGTGGCGGCCGGTCCGCAGGGATTCGGGTCGGAGCCCACGAACGAGGAGGTGTCCGGGTGA
- a CDS encoding NAD kinase: MSRTALLVTHTGRRRSTEHARAVASDLIAAGFEVRVVAEEAEDLDLPGVVPVTGPEAAEGAEIVFALGGDGTFLRAAELARPAKVPLLGINLGKVGFLAEAEIDDLDRAVRDVVGRNYTVDERLTLDVTAEFDGGPTIESWALNEISVEKGERAQMLELLVDVDGRPLSRYGCDGVVCATPTGSTAYAFSGGGPVVWPEVEALLLVPISAHALFSRPLVTAPTSTFAITVDPFTTLAVLCCDGRRVYDLPPGARVTVRRGTLPVRIVRLRDRPFTDRLVAKFGLPVQGWRGNRR, translated from the coding sequence GTGAGCCGGACCGCTCTGCTGGTGACGCACACCGGTCGTCGACGCAGCACCGAGCACGCGCGGGCGGTGGCGTCGGACCTCATCGCGGCCGGGTTCGAGGTGCGGGTGGTGGCCGAGGAGGCCGAGGACCTGGACCTGCCGGGCGTGGTGCCGGTGACCGGCCCGGAGGCGGCCGAGGGCGCCGAGATCGTGTTCGCGCTCGGCGGGGACGGCACCTTCCTGCGCGCCGCCGAGCTGGCCCGTCCGGCGAAGGTGCCGTTGCTCGGCATCAACCTGGGCAAGGTCGGCTTCCTGGCCGAGGCGGAGATCGACGACCTGGACCGCGCGGTGCGCGACGTGGTCGGGCGCAACTACACGGTGGACGAACGGCTCACCCTGGACGTGACCGCGGAGTTCGACGGTGGCCCGACGATCGAGTCGTGGGCGCTCAACGAGATCAGCGTGGAGAAGGGCGAGCGGGCCCAGATGCTGGAGCTGCTCGTCGACGTCGACGGTCGCCCGTTGTCGCGCTACGGCTGTGACGGGGTGGTGTGCGCGACCCCGACCGGCTCGACGGCGTACGCGTTCTCCGGTGGCGGGCCGGTGGTCTGGCCGGAGGTGGAGGCGCTGCTGCTGGTGCCGATCAGCGCGCACGCGTTGTTCAGCCGGCCGCTGGTGACCGCGCCGACGTCGACCTTCGCGATCACCGTGGACCCGTTCACCACGCTGGCGGTGCTCTGCTGCGACGGGCGTCGGGTCTACGACCTGCCGCCGGGGGCGCGGGTCACGGTGCGTCGGGGGACCCTGCCGGTGCGTATCGTCCGGCTGCGGGACCGGCCGTTCACCGACCGGTTGGTGGCCAAGTTCGGCCTGCCGGTGCAGGGGTGGCGGGGCAACCGCCGCTGA
- the recN gene encoding DNA repair protein RecN: MLEELRITGLGVIEDTTLPLTGGMNVITGETGAGKTMVVTGLGLLFGGRADAGRVRAQPGRAVVEGRLRLRGRVAEAVHARVTDAGGEPDEDGSLLLSRTVTVEGRSRAHVGGRSMPVSMLGEVGEQAVAVHGQSDQLRLLRPAEQRASLDRFAGPEHEKLLDALREAYTRWRAVVDDLADRRRNARERNQEADLLRLGLDEITRVDPQPGEDDELKTEAQRLEHAEGLRTAAQIAAQCVAGGVEAADETPDASTLLGTARRTLEAQAGTDPALGELALRLEEAATLVTDVSAELSAYLAALDADPARLQTVYERRAALRALTRKYADDVDGVIAWAERARTRLSDLDTSDELLDELDREAGRLAGEVAELAGRVATSRQEAAVRFAEQVTVELAGLAMPHARIEVAVLPRPVGRSEPSLRVNGVEAGVGPDGADEVELRLLAHPGAPALPLQRGASGGELSRVMLAIEVVFAGSGGPPTLVFDEVDAGVGGQAAVEIGRRLARLARSHQVLVVTHLPQVAAFADRHLVVAKDTGGAVTTSGVRVVEDTERARELARMLAGLPDSDLGIAHAEELLAVAAKERRP; encoded by the coding sequence GTGCTGGAAGAGCTGCGCATCACCGGACTGGGCGTCATCGAGGACACCACGCTCCCGCTGACCGGCGGGATGAACGTCATCACCGGCGAGACCGGGGCCGGCAAGACCATGGTGGTGACGGGCCTCGGCCTGCTCTTCGGGGGCCGGGCCGACGCCGGCCGGGTCCGGGCCCAGCCGGGTCGCGCGGTGGTGGAGGGCCGGCTGCGGCTGCGCGGGCGGGTGGCCGAGGCGGTGCACGCCCGGGTGACCGACGCCGGCGGGGAGCCCGACGAGGACGGGTCGCTGCTGCTGAGCCGCACGGTCACCGTGGAGGGCCGGTCCCGGGCGCACGTGGGTGGCCGGAGCATGCCGGTGTCGATGCTGGGCGAGGTCGGCGAGCAGGCGGTGGCCGTGCACGGCCAGTCCGACCAGCTGCGGCTGCTGCGCCCGGCCGAGCAGCGGGCCTCGCTGGACCGGTTCGCCGGCCCGGAGCACGAGAAGCTGCTCGACGCGCTGCGCGAGGCGTACACCCGGTGGCGGGCGGTGGTGGACGACCTGGCCGACCGCCGGCGCAACGCCCGGGAACGCAACCAGGAGGCCGACCTGCTGCGGCTGGGTCTCGACGAGATCACCCGGGTCGATCCGCAGCCGGGTGAGGACGACGAGCTGAAGACGGAGGCGCAGCGGCTGGAGCACGCCGAGGGGTTGCGCACGGCGGCCCAGATCGCCGCGCAGTGCGTGGCCGGCGGCGTGGAGGCGGCCGACGAGACTCCGGACGCGAGCACGCTGCTGGGCACCGCGCGGCGCACCCTGGAGGCACAGGCCGGCACCGATCCGGCCCTGGGTGAGCTGGCCCTGCGGCTGGAGGAGGCGGCGACCCTGGTCACCGACGTCTCGGCGGAGCTGTCGGCCTACCTGGCCGCCCTGGACGCCGACCCGGCCCGGCTCCAGACGGTCTACGAGCGCCGGGCCGCGCTGCGCGCGCTGACCCGCAAGTACGCCGACGACGTCGACGGGGTGATCGCCTGGGCGGAGCGGGCCCGCACCCGACTGTCCGACCTGGACACCTCCGACGAGCTGCTGGACGAGCTGGACCGGGAGGCGGGGCGGCTGGCCGGTGAGGTGGCCGAGCTGGCCGGTCGGGTCGCCACGTCCCGGCAGGAGGCCGCGGTGCGCTTCGCCGAGCAGGTCACGGTCGAGCTGGCCGGGTTGGCCATGCCGCACGCCCGGATCGAGGTGGCGGTGCTGCCCCGGCCGGTCGGCCGGTCGGAGCCGAGCCTGCGCGTCAACGGCGTCGAGGCCGGGGTGGGCCCGGACGGCGCGGACGAGGTGGAGCTGCGGCTGCTGGCCCACCCGGGCGCGCCGGCGCTGCCGTTGCAGCGCGGGGCGTCCGGCGGTGAACTGTCGCGGGTGATGCTCGCCATCGAGGTGGTCTTCGCCGGCTCCGGTGGCCCGCCCACGCTGGTCTTCGACGAGGTCGACGCGGGCGTCGGCGGTCAGGCGGCGGTGGAGATCGGCCGGCGACTGGCCCGGTTGGCCCGCAGCCACCAGGTGCTGGTGGTCACCCACCTGCCGCAGGTGGCGGCGTTCGCCGATCGGCACCTGGTGGTGGCGAAGGACACCGGGGGTGCGGTCACCACCAGCGGCGTGCGGGTGGTGGAGGACACTGAACGGGCGCGCGAGCTGGCCCGGATGCTCGCGGGTTTGCCGGACTCGGATCTGGGTATCGCCCATGCCGAGGAACTCCTGGCCGTGGCGGCCAAGGAAAGGCGTCCGTGA
- the steA gene encoding putative cytokinetic ring protein SteA has translation MRLPTLRRNRNAEPGSVLGTARLDRRTKRLVGRLRPGDIAVIDHVDLDRVAADSLVAVGVAAVLNAKPSVSGRYPNLGPEVLVAAGIPLLDDLGEGVFEQVREGDVVRIEGNTVFVGEEPVAHGALQDAESVAKSMADAREGLSVQLEAFAANTMDYLRQERDLLLDGVGVPEIQTRIQGRHCLIVVRGYDYKADLDVLRPYIREFKPVLIGVDGGADALVEAGYTPDMIIGDMDSVTDDVLRCGAEVIVHAYPDGRAPGLARVNGLGVPAVTFPAAATSEDLAMLLADEKGASLLVAVGTHATLVEFLDKGRGGMASTFLTRLKVGGKLVDAKGVSRLYRQSISGSSLLLLVLSAVAAMASAVAVSTVGKAYLGVVSEWWDNFVFQLGQLF, from the coding sequence ATGCGTCTACCCACGTTGCGCCGGAACCGGAACGCGGAACCGGGCTCAGTCCTCGGCACCGCGCGCCTCGACCGCCGGACGAAACGGCTGGTCGGCCGGCTGCGGCCGGGGGACATCGCGGTCATCGACCACGTCGACCTGGACCGGGTGGCGGCCGACTCGCTGGTCGCCGTCGGTGTCGCCGCTGTGCTCAACGCCAAGCCCTCGGTCTCCGGGCGGTACCCGAATCTCGGCCCCGAGGTGCTGGTCGCGGCCGGGATCCCGCTCCTGGACGACCTGGGTGAGGGTGTCTTCGAGCAGGTCCGCGAGGGCGACGTGGTGCGGATCGAGGGCAACACGGTCTTCGTCGGCGAGGAACCGGTCGCGCACGGCGCGTTGCAGGACGCCGAGTCCGTCGCCAAGTCGATGGCCGACGCCCGCGAGGGCCTGTCGGTGCAGCTGGAGGCGTTCGCCGCCAACACCATGGACTACCTGCGCCAGGAGCGGGACCTGCTGCTCGACGGCGTCGGCGTGCCGGAGATCCAGACCCGGATCCAGGGCCGGCACTGCCTGATCGTGGTCCGCGGCTACGACTACAAGGCCGACCTGGACGTGCTGCGCCCGTACATCCGGGAGTTCAAGCCGGTGCTGATCGGCGTGGACGGCGGGGCGGACGCGCTGGTCGAGGCGGGCTACACGCCGGACATGATCATCGGCGACATGGACTCGGTCACCGACGACGTGCTGCGCTGCGGCGCCGAGGTGATCGTGCACGCGTACCCGGACGGCCGGGCGCCGGGCCTGGCCCGGGTGAACGGGCTGGGTGTGCCGGCGGTGACCTTCCCGGCCGCGGCGACCAGCGAGGACCTGGCCATGCTGCTGGCCGACGAGAAGGGCGCGTCGCTGCTGGTGGCGGTCGGCACCCACGCCACCCTGGTGGAGTTCCTGGACAAGGGGCGGGGCGGGATGGCCTCGACCTTCCTGACCCGGTTGAAGGTGGGCGGCAAGCTGGTCGACGCCAAGGGCGTGAGCCGGCTGTACCGGCAGAGCATCTCCGGCTCGTCGCTGCTGCTGCTGGTGCTGTCGGCGGTGGCCGCGATGGCCTCGGCTGTGGCGGTCTCCACCGTCGGGAAGGCGTATTTGGGCGTGGTCTCCGAATGGTGGGACAATTTCGTGTTCCAGCTCGGCCAGCTCTTCTAG
- a CDS encoding copper transporter, with translation MINFRYHVVSLTAVFLALAIGLVVGTAALNGPVADSLKERVNGLSKDNQQMRQSVNSMQKELDMEEDFAAEMAQVYLPGKLTGRRVLVLSLPSGRDHTEGVVKMLQTAGANVTGRVDVQDKFINPDSNNNLLELASSSPVAGLPGNGKGVETSSALLASVLLDRPQGSPAVSEAERRSVLQSYATAGYLTPEDKISGPAESVVLVTGQPYIDKDAGRKDDAVVQMAEQFDKTGAIVVAGMGSAGGNVVAVVRGDPVLTQTISTVDNANSVQGQLVTALALVQQVTEKKAGQYGVGDNAAGLLPKLPQ, from the coding sequence GTGATCAACTTTCGCTACCACGTGGTGTCCCTCACCGCGGTCTTCCTGGCGTTGGCGATCGGCCTGGTGGTCGGTACGGCCGCCCTGAACGGCCCGGTCGCCGACTCGCTCAAGGAACGGGTCAACGGGCTCAGCAAGGACAACCAGCAGATGCGCCAGTCGGTCAACAGCATGCAGAAGGAACTGGACATGGAGGAGGACTTCGCCGCCGAGATGGCGCAGGTCTACCTCCCGGGCAAGCTGACCGGCCGGCGGGTGCTGGTGCTCAGCCTGCCCAGTGGCCGCGACCACACCGAGGGTGTGGTGAAGATGCTCCAGACGGCCGGGGCGAACGTCACCGGCCGGGTCGACGTGCAGGACAAGTTCATCAACCCGGACAGCAACAACAACCTGCTGGAACTGGCCAGCTCCTCGCCGGTGGCCGGGCTGCCCGGCAACGGCAAGGGCGTCGAGACGTCCAGCGCGCTGCTGGCCAGCGTCCTGCTGGACCGGCCGCAGGGCAGCCCGGCGGTCTCCGAGGCCGAGCGTCGCAGCGTGCTGCAGTCGTACGCGACGGCCGGCTACCTCACCCCCGAGGACAAGATCTCCGGGCCCGCGGAGTCGGTCGTGCTGGTCACCGGCCAGCCGTACATCGACAAGGATGCGGGCCGCAAGGACGACGCGGTGGTGCAGATGGCCGAGCAGTTCGACAAGACCGGGGCGATCGTGGTCGCCGGCATGGGCTCGGCGGGCGGCAACGTGGTGGCCGTGGTCCGCGGTGATCCGGTGCTGACGCAGACCATCTCGACGGTCGACAACGCCAACAGTGTCCAGGGTCAACTGGTCACCGCGCTGGCCCTGGTGCAGCAGGTGACCGAGAAGAAGGCCGGCCAGTACGGCGTCGGTGACAACGCCGCCGGGCTGCTGCCTAAACTGCCCCAGTGA
- the murJ gene encoding murein biosynthesis integral membrane protein MurJ: MTTPAPLAGAGRVAGAAALIAVLTVVSRLAGFGRTAVFTWTLASTDLGGAYLIANNVPNFIFEIVAGGALASLVVPLLAAAAERGDRRAVAATTGALLTWVLALLVPLAVLVALFAEPLVAAQGSGLTEAQQRTGAEMLRLFAPQLPLYGVGIVLTGVLQAHRRFAWPVIAPLLSSVTVIAVYLGFTALEGTGATVGGVSPAGRLLLAGGTTLGVVVLSLSLLIPLRRLRVPLRPGFRFPAEARARVGALAVAGLVTVAAQQVALIVTWQQVSYGSRANVGIYNLAQTIYFLPWAVLAVPLAVAAYPTLAAARVAGDERAYRETLAPAVRGVVLFSLLGAAALVGTAIPVGHFFFAGAAAGTAAAGITGFAPGLLGYGLFAVLTRALYARGETRAATVATAIGWLTVPALAVLLGHALPLADRVLAVTLATSVGMLVLGALLVAAVLRCAGRAALAGVGRAGVAGLLAATVAGLGGAGTSRWLAGLGDGTPTTSEALVQGMLSGVVVGVLFLAVAWLTDARDLRPLLAAVTRRVRRTRPGGGDTPQEEGPSARGDGKESMSS; encoded by the coding sequence GTGACGACACCGGCTCCCCTCGCCGGCGCCGGCCGGGTGGCCGGAGCAGCCGCGCTCATCGCCGTCCTCACCGTGGTCAGCCGGTTGGCCGGTTTCGGCCGTACCGCCGTGTTCACCTGGACGCTGGCCTCCACCGACCTGGGTGGGGCGTACCTGATCGCGAACAACGTCCCGAACTTCATCTTCGAGATCGTCGCCGGTGGCGCGCTGGCCAGCCTGGTCGTGCCGCTGCTCGCGGCGGCGGCCGAGCGGGGCGACCGGCGGGCGGTGGCCGCCACCACCGGGGCGCTGCTGACCTGGGTGCTGGCCCTGCTGGTGCCGCTGGCGGTGCTGGTGGCGCTCTTCGCCGAGCCGCTGGTGGCGGCGCAGGGCTCGGGCCTGACCGAGGCGCAGCAGCGCACCGGGGCCGAGATGCTGCGCCTGTTCGCCCCCCAGTTGCCGCTCTACGGCGTCGGGATCGTGCTCACCGGGGTGCTCCAGGCGCACCGCCGCTTCGCCTGGCCGGTCATCGCCCCGCTGCTGTCCAGCGTCACCGTCATCGCCGTCTACCTCGGCTTCACCGCGCTGGAGGGCACCGGAGCCACCGTGGGCGGGGTGAGCCCGGCGGGCCGGCTGCTGCTGGCCGGCGGCACCACCCTCGGGGTGGTGGTGCTCTCGCTGTCGCTGCTGATCCCGCTGCGCCGGCTGCGGGTGCCGCTGCGACCGGGCTTCCGGTTCCCCGCCGAGGCGCGAGCCCGGGTCGGCGCGCTGGCGGTGGCCGGGCTGGTGACCGTCGCGGCCCAGCAGGTCGCGCTGATCGTGACGTGGCAGCAGGTCTCCTACGGCTCCCGGGCCAACGTGGGCATCTACAACCTCGCCCAGACGATCTACTTCCTGCCCTGGGCGGTGCTCGCCGTGCCGCTGGCGGTGGCCGCGTACCCGACGCTGGCCGCGGCGCGGGTCGCCGGTGACGAGCGCGCCTACCGGGAGACGCTCGCCCCGGCGGTACGCGGGGTGGTGCTGTTCAGCCTGCTGGGCGCCGCCGCGCTGGTCGGCACGGCGATCCCGGTCGGGCACTTCTTCTTCGCCGGCGCGGCGGCCGGCACGGCGGCGGCCGGGATCACCGGGTTCGCGCCCGGGCTGCTCGGCTACGGCCTGTTCGCGGTGCTCACCCGGGCCCTCTACGCCCGGGGCGAGACCCGGGCGGCGACCGTCGCCACCGCGATCGGCTGGTTGACCGTGCCGGCCCTGGCGGTCCTGCTGGGGCACGCCCTGCCGCTGGCCGACCGGGTGCTGGCGGTGACGCTGGCCACGTCGGTCGGGATGCTGGTGCTCGGCGCCCTGCTGGTCGCCGCGGTGCTGCGCTGCGCCGGGCGTGCCGCGCTCGCCGGCGTCGGCCGGGCCGGCGTCGCCGGGCTGCTCGCCGCCACCGTCGCCGGGCTCGGCGGCGCGGGCACCTCCCGCTGGCTCGCTGGGCTGGGCGACGGGACCCCGACGACATCGGAGGCCCTCGTTCAGGGCATGCTGTCCGGGGTCGTGGTCGGCGTACTGTTCCTCGCCGTGGCCTGGCTGACCGACGCACGGGACCTGCGGCCGCTGCTGGCCGCCGTGACCCGCCGGGTGCGGCGCACCCGCCCCGGGGGCGGCGACACGCCGCAGGAGGAGGGCCCTTCGGCGCGGGGCGACGGGAAGGAGAGCATGTCCTCATGA